The proteins below are encoded in one region of Nitrospinota bacterium:
- the dksA gene encoding RNA polymerase-binding protein DksA, translating into MSKINLDFFRQALEKQREDIVKEATESANGGISANSEELPDVVDRSSLETDRNFTLRLLDRDRKLIKKIEEAIGRIEAGEFGHCEDCGGEIGEERLKARPVATLCIGCKEEQERKEKAR; encoded by the coding sequence ATGAGCAAAATCAATTTAGATTTTTTCAGACAGGCCCTCGAAAAGCAGCGGGAGGACATCGTCAAGGAAGCGACGGAGTCCGCCAATGGGGGGATCTCCGCGAATTCGGAAGAACTTCCCGACGTGGTGGACCGGTCATCGCTTGAGACCGACAGAAACTTCACCCTCCGTCTGCTGGACCGGGACAGGAAGCTTATTAAAAAGATCGAAGAAGCCATCGGCAGGATAGAAGCCGGTGAATTCGGCCATTGCGAGGATTGCGGCGGGGAAATCGGCGAAGAACGCCTGAAGGCGCGCCCCGTGGCCACCTTGTGCATCGGGTGCAAGGAAGAGCAGGAGCGCAAGGAGAAGGCCCGCTAG
- the cyoE gene encoding protoheme IX farnesyltransferase yields MSGRVSTAEARQISLKGVLLDHLALVKPGIIALVIVSALAGMYIAQRGLPAPALVFWTLLGTAFSTAGAAALNNYIDRDIDFVMRRTSGRPLPSGLISPLKALYCGLALSAISVVILTAHVNKAAALYSTAALFIYVIPYTLMTKRSTPLATFVGGVGGALPPVIGYAAIKPVPDIWALTLFLIIFAWQHPHFWSLALKYMDEYKSAGVMNLPVKRGVDETKRQIAIWAFVLAAVSILPYVVGMAGLFYLAGAMAAGVLFFSLSLWFVFSGRKVAMSLFFFSLVHLPLLYCLIIVDIR; encoded by the coding sequence ATGTCCGGGCGCGTATCCACCGCTGAAGCGAGGCAGATCAGCCTTAAAGGGGTCCTGTTGGACCACCTTGCGCTTGTAAAGCCGGGGATAATCGCGCTTGTGATAGTTTCCGCCCTGGCCGGGATGTACATAGCGCAAAGGGGGCTTCCCGCCCCCGCGCTTGTCTTCTGGACACTTCTGGGGACCGCTTTTTCCACGGCGGGCGCCGCCGCATTGAACAACTATATCGACAGAGATATAGATTTTGTCATGCGCCGAACTTCAGGCCGGCCGCTCCCCTCCGGATTGATCAGCCCGTTGAAGGCCCTTTATTGCGGGCTGGCGCTTTCCGCCATTTCCGTTGTGATCCTTACGGCACATGTAAACAAGGCCGCCGCGCTATATTCCACGGCGGCCTTGTTCATTTACGTCATACCGTACACTTTGATGACCAAGCGCAGCACGCCGCTGGCCACCTTTGTGGGCGGCGTGGGCGGGGCTCTTCCTCCGGTGATAGGTTACGCGGCGATCAAGCCGGTTCCGGACATCTGGGCGCTCACGCTTTTCCTGATAATATTCGCCTGGCAGCATCCGCATTTCTGGTCGCTCGCCCTAAAGTACATGGATGAGTACAAAAGCGCCGGAGTGATGAACCTGCCGGTGAAAAGAGGGGTGGACGAGACCAAGCGGCAGATAGCCATATGGGCCTTTGTGCTTGCGGCGGTCTCAATTCTGCCTTATGTAGTCGGGATGGCGGGGCTGTTTTACCTTGCCGGAGCAATGGCGGCCGGCGTCCTGTTCTTCTCTCTGTCCCTGTGGTTTGTTTTCTCGGGCAGGAAGGTGGCGATGAGCCTCTTCTTTTTCTCCCTGGTGCATCTCCCCCTGCTGTACTGCCTGATTATCGTTGATATTCGTTAA
- a CDS encoding heme A synthase — protein MNKILIGLSIAFTYILMVVGNVVTTTGSGLGCPDWPLCYGTVVPPLQIQTWIEWSHRLLGGATGLFILGATVSVWLTAKGPVRALTMSALGLLGVGAVFGGVIVMLEAPLLEGVLHIMVISFHIIVATAIFILMILAYRRLDTAPAAKENSVYTVMFAIILLQVILGIFVRYSQAAMACSAEFPLCNGQVIPEFAEPGIALHFVHRLMAYVVFFFTGGYMIKAIKDKSDVANSVITFSLVVAQGAVGIGIVHSGMFLPLIVGHGAFGFLLLGWVAYRSAPGLLGFNMLVQEEARA, from the coding sequence ATGAACAAGATACTTATCGGGCTCTCAATCGCTTTCACTTACATTCTTATGGTGGTGGGGAACGTGGTCACCACGACCGGATCCGGCCTGGGTTGTCCGGACTGGCCGTTGTGTTACGGGACGGTAGTCCCTCCCCTTCAGATACAGACATGGATTGAATGGAGTCACAGGCTTCTTGGAGGCGCGACAGGGCTTTTCATATTAGGCGCGACGGTTTCCGTATGGTTGACGGCAAAGGGGCCTGTCAGGGCGCTGACGATGTCGGCGTTGGGGCTATTGGGGGTTGGCGCGGTATTCGGCGGGGTGATCGTCATGCTGGAGGCGCCGCTTCTTGAGGGCGTTCTGCATATAATGGTTATCTCGTTCCACATTATTGTGGCCACGGCCATTTTCATTCTCATGATCCTTGCCTACCGGCGGCTGGACACGGCTCCGGCGGCGAAGGAAAACAGTGTCTATACTGTGATGTTCGCCATAATCCTTCTCCAGGTGATCCTTGGGATTTTCGTCAGGTACAGCCAGGCGGCCATGGCCTGCTCGGCGGAGTTCCCGCTTTGCAACGGCCAGGTGATCCCGGAATTCGCGGAGCCGGGTATCGCTCTTCACTTTGTCCACCGGCTGATGGCGTATGTGGTGTTCTTTTTCACCGGCGGTTATATGATAAAGGCGATAAAGGACAAGAGCGACGTGGCCAATTCCGTCATAACGTTTTCGCTCGTGGTGGCGCAGGGGGCGGTGGGCATAGGAATCGTGCATTCCGGCATGTTCCTCCCCCTGATTGTCGGCCACGGCGCCTTTGGATTCCTGCTGCTCGGCTGGGTGGCCTACAGGTCGGCCCCGGGGCTTCTTGGATTTAACATGCTGGTTCAAGAGGAGGCGAGGGCGTAA
- a CDS encoding cbb3-type cytochrome c oxidase subunit I, translating into MKDWIFSTDHKRIGILYLVGSIAAFAVAGIMALLIRLEQSGLGPTITSDATNYNVWLYFHGAAMILAFLIPGLTGFLANYLIPIMIGAHDVAFPRINSFSVWLFWFAIVLALLTFVIPDPPDVMWTGYPPYSVQTAGNTSFYVFTVHLMGFSSILGAVNFLCTVIYMRAPGLGWNQLNIFVWTVLGAFVLQLIFIPVLAAAVTLVLFDKYFGTAFFAPAQGGDVLLYQNLFWFYSHPAVYVILLPAIGTILEILSTMSRNPIFNYKTCVYGGVWGTVVLGSDVWAHHLYVSGLVDWLRIGMMMTTIIISIPVGLLVLTMVGTLYKGSIQYNTPMLYAASELFLILAGGLTGIPLSMTSMTLHLSETYFVMAHFHYIMGIMATFAVFAGVYFWFPLMTGRMYNETLGKLGFLLNFIGVNVTFAPLMWIGVEGMPRRYFDYAMFPQFEGAMKIATVGALIIALGMAITIITWIHGAIAGEKAPHNPWGSKSLEWTHTVYPPGAGNFPTPPTVSADWSPYNYGKHTAHTI; encoded by the coding sequence ATGAAGGATTGGATTTTTTCAACCGATCATAAAAGGATCGGCATCCTGTATCTGGTAGGGTCCATCGCGGCGTTCGCTGTCGCCGGGATAATGGCCCTTCTGATACGGCTTGAACAGTCGGGCCTGGGGCCGACAATCACAAGCGACGCCACGAACTACAACGTATGGTTGTATTTCCACGGCGCCGCGATGATCTTGGCGTTCCTGATACCGGGGCTGACAGGGTTTTTGGCGAACTACCTCATCCCGATAATGATAGGCGCGCACGACGTGGCCTTCCCGAGGATCAACTCGTTCTCGGTGTGGCTCTTCTGGTTCGCCATCGTTCTTGCTCTTCTGACTTTCGTCATCCCGGATCCGCCTGATGTCATGTGGACGGGCTATCCCCCGTACTCCGTGCAGACGGCCGGGAACACTTCTTTCTACGTGTTCACCGTGCACCTGATGGGCTTCTCGTCCATCCTCGGCGCGGTCAACTTCCTTTGCACCGTGATCTACATGAGGGCGCCAGGCCTGGGCTGGAACCAACTGAACATCTTCGTGTGGACCGTTCTGGGCGCGTTCGTCCTGCAATTGATCTTCATCCCCGTGCTCGCCGCGGCGGTGACTTTGGTTCTCTTTGACAAGTATTTCGGCACGGCGTTCTTCGCGCCGGCCCAGGGTGGCGACGTGCTTTTATACCAGAACCTGTTCTGGTTCTATTCGCACCCGGCGGTGTACGTTATTCTGCTGCCGGCCATCGGGACCATCCTTGAGATACTCTCCACCATGTCCCGCAACCCCATATTCAACTATAAGACCTGTGTTTATGGCGGCGTGTGGGGGACTGTGGTGCTCGGTTCGGACGTGTGGGCCCACCACCTGTACGTTTCAGGTCTTGTGGACTGGCTCAGGATCGGCATGATGATGACGACGATCATCATCTCCATCCCGGTGGGTCTGCTGGTCTTGACCATGGTGGGGACGCTGTACAAGGGTTCCATCCAGTACAACACCCCGATGCTGTACGCGGCCTCCGAGCTGTTCCTGATCCTGGCGGGCGGGCTGACCGGTATCCCGCTGTCCATGACCTCGATGACGCTGCATCTTTCCGAGACATACTTCGTTATGGCCCACTTCCATTACATAATGGGAATCATGGCCACATTCGCGGTGTTTGCGGGGGTCTATTTCTGGTTCCCGCTTATGACCGGCCGGATGTACAACGAGACCCTCGGCAAGCTGGGCTTCCTGCTCAATTTCATCGGCGTGAACGTGACCTTCGCTCCGCTGATGTGGATCGGCGTGGAAGGGATGCCCAGGAGGTATTTCGACTATGCCATGTTCCCGCAGTTTGAAGGCGCGATGAAGATCGCCACTGTCGGCGCCCTTATCATCGCCCTTGGCATGGCCATCACGATCATCACCTGGATCCACGGCGCCATCGCCGGCGAGAAGGCCCCTCACAATCCGTGGGGTTCCAAGTCGCTGGAGTGGACACACACCGTGTATCCTCCGGGGGCCGGCAACTTCCCCACTCCTCCGACCGTGTCGGCGGATTGGTCGCCTTATAACTACGGTAAGCATACTGCTCACACGATATAA
- a CDS encoding SCO family protein — translation MYTFGKHRAVVMAAALILFFAAQGSAQGFRPPESELDPATLLVDEINVLGTKLDGGLTFVGSDGKEFSMKDLRGRPVIMVLSYYSCDGFCPAFNGDLKKVLDKAQALKNVKIGKDFSVLTLSFDKNDNASSAEIFSKSLGIPSDMKGSWYVATFKDHEDIKKLTSNVGFKFFWSPADRMFFHSSAYYFISPEGRVLRILQSQVSDARDMELAILESKFEQLKPADAGNIAMSMCYSYNFKDGKYRLNYPLFVSFGSLLTGVAAFLFAANIQRKKVKRGKETKI, via the coding sequence GTGTACACGTTTGGGAAGCACCGGGCCGTTGTGATGGCGGCCGCGCTTATCCTGTTTTTCGCGGCGCAAGGGAGCGCCCAGGGATTCCGCCCGCCCGAGTCCGAGCTTGATCCGGCGACCTTGCTGGTTGACGAGATCAACGTCCTCGGGACCAAGCTTGACGGCGGACTGACCTTCGTAGGGAGCGACGGGAAGGAATTTTCCATGAAAGACCTGCGTGGCAGGCCTGTGATCATGGTCCTTTCCTATTATTCTTGCGACGGATTCTGCCCGGCCTTCAACGGCGACCTGAAAAAGGTGCTCGACAAGGCGCAGGCGTTAAAGAACGTGAAGATCGGCAAGGACTTTTCCGTGTTGACCCTGTCTTTCGACAAGAACGACAATGCGTCGAGCGCGGAAATATTTTCGAAGAGCCTTGGGATTCCATCGGACATGAAGGGCAGCTGGTATGTGGCCACCTTCAAGGATCATGAGGACATCAAAAAGCTCACTTCGAATGTTGGTTTCAAGTTCTTCTGGTCTCCCGCCGACAGGATGTTCTTCCACTCAAGCGCGTATTATTTCATTTCCCCCGAGGGCAGGGTCCTTCGAATCCTTCAAAGCCAGGTTTCCGACGCGCGGGACATGGAGCTTGCGATATTGGAAAGCAAGTTCGAGCAGCTCAAGCCGGCGGACGCGGGCAATATAGCGATGAGCATGTGCTACAGCTATAACTTCAAGGATGGCAAGTACCGGCTCAATTATCCGCTTTTCGTTTCTTTCGGTTCATTGTTGACGGGAGTGGCGGCGTTTTTATTCGCCGCCAATATTCAGAGGAAAAAAGTGAAGAGAGGCAAGGAGACTAAAATATGA
- a CDS encoding heme-copper oxidase subunit III, translating to MAHNEGHGGQGHTVHHWESSVYPLILVAGIFFAIPIAFGLFFQYHNATMGIAALGIGTPLLIWGVAGWTKEGIANRDHEHGYSLTGLPIFIVSEVMIFLSLFAAYWTMRMSADVWPPAGSPEIGVTLPLIMTVILVTSSVTYHLGEMRIEEGDKGGFNTWLMVSIALGAVFLGCTAYEYNHLLSEGFVWGTNAKSTAFYSITGFHASHVLVGLCAFIAILIPALGGAVSHTFVKGAGIYWHFVDIVWFFVVSQVYIW from the coding sequence ATGGCGCATAACGAGGGCCATGGTGGCCAAGGCCATACCGTCCATCACTGGGAATCAAGCGTTTATCCGCTGATTCTGGTGGCGGGCATCTTTTTCGCGATTCCAATCGCATTCGGCCTCTTTTTCCAGTATCACAACGCCACCATGGGCATAGCCGCCCTTGGCATTGGGACGCCGCTTTTGATCTGGGGGGTCGCTGGTTGGACGAAGGAAGGCATCGCAAACAGGGATCATGAGCACGGCTACTCCCTGACAGGCCTTCCGATCTTCATCGTTTCGGAAGTCATGATATTCCTGTCTCTTTTCGCCGCTTACTGGACAATGAGGATGTCCGCCGACGTGTGGCCGCCTGCGGGTTCTCCGGAGATAGGCGTGACCCTTCCTCTGATTATGACCGTGATACTGGTCACTTCCTCGGTCACATACCACCTCGGTGAAATGAGGATCGAAGAGGGAGACAAGGGCGGGTTCAACACCTGGCTGATGGTGAGCATAGCATTGGGCGCCGTATTCCTTGGCTGCACGGCCTATGAATACAACCATCTTCTCAGCGAAGGTTTCGTGTGGGGCACCAACGCGAAGAGCACGGCGTTCTACTCGATAACCGGCTTCCACGCTTCCCACGTTCTCGTCGGCCTGTGCGCGTTCATCGCGATACTGATACCGGCGCTTGGCGGGGCTGTGAGCCACACTTTCGTGAAGGGGGCCGGGATTTACTGGCACTTCGTTGATATCGTTTGGTTCTTCGTTGTGAGCCAGGTTTACATCTGGTAA